One window of Robiginitalea biformata HTCC2501 genomic DNA carries:
- a CDS encoding Smr/MutS family protein → MESIEPGDRVQWLDEDLEGVVLSVTPEGIRVRTPDGFEMTAAPEAVVRIPQGASLPVPPSAASEKPQEKPNRKGLRTGSKKARYAPALEVDLHIEKIHPAPQRLDTYEILDIQMETARRQLEFALSKRIQKVVFIHGVGQGVLKAELRTLFRRYDHLKVREADYRSYGLGATEIYIPQEAFN, encoded by the coding sequence ATGGAAAGCATTGAACCGGGCGATCGGGTCCAGTGGCTGGATGAAGACCTGGAGGGCGTGGTCCTGTCGGTCACCCCGGAGGGAATTCGCGTTCGCACCCCGGACGGGTTTGAAATGACGGCAGCCCCTGAGGCCGTCGTCCGTATCCCGCAAGGTGCCTCCCTGCCGGTACCCCCTTCGGCGGCCTCGGAGAAGCCGCAGGAAAAGCCGAATCGGAAGGGACTCCGGACCGGAAGCAAAAAGGCGCGCTACGCCCCGGCCCTGGAGGTGGACCTGCACATCGAAAAAATTCACCCGGCCCCGCAGCGCCTGGACACATATGAAATCCTCGATATACAAATGGAAACCGCGCGCCGCCAGCTGGAGTTTGCCCTGAGCAAACGAATCCAGAAAGTGGTATTTATCCACGGGGTGGGCCAGGGGGTGCTCAAGGCCGAATTGCGGACGCTTTTCCGCCGATACGACCACCTGAAAGTGCGGGAGGCCGATTACCGCTCCTACGGCCTGGGCGCCACGGAAATCTATATCCCCCAGGAGGCTTTTAACTAG
- the tatC gene encoding twin-arginine translocase subunit TatC yields MAKKERKDPNEMSFLDHLEELRWHLIRSTLAIVILGVGAFLMKDFIFDTIIFGPKKMSFPTYRLFCDIATSLGFDSAFCADSLPFTIQNRTMAGQFSAHIWTSIWAGFIVGFPYVLYEIWKFISPGLYEKERKHSRGFILIASALFFMGVLFGYYVVAPLSINFLGTYQVSEEVLNEIDISSFISTVRAAVIACGIMFELPIIIFFLTRVGLVTPEILRKYRKIALVIVLVLSAVITPPDVASQIIVAVPVLILYQISIYISSVVLKRQAKAQKNARSSR; encoded by the coding sequence ATGGCAAAGAAAGAACGCAAGGACCCCAATGAAATGTCCTTTCTGGACCACCTGGAAGAGCTGCGCTGGCACCTGATCCGGTCTACACTGGCCATCGTGATCCTCGGTGTGGGGGCATTCCTGATGAAGGACTTTATTTTCGACACGATCATCTTCGGGCCCAAAAAGATGAGTTTCCCGACGTACCGGCTCTTTTGCGATATCGCCACGAGCCTGGGCTTCGATTCCGCCTTCTGTGCAGATTCCCTGCCATTTACCATCCAGAACCGGACGATGGCCGGACAATTCTCCGCGCATATCTGGACTTCCATATGGGCCGGATTTATCGTGGGCTTCCCCTACGTGCTCTACGAGATCTGGAAGTTCATCAGCCCGGGGCTCTATGAAAAAGAGCGCAAGCACTCCCGGGGCTTTATCCTGATAGCCTCGGCATTGTTCTTTATGGGGGTCCTCTTTGGCTATTACGTGGTAGCCCCCCTGTCCATCAATTTTTTGGGCACCTATCAGGTCAGTGAGGAAGTGCTGAATGAAATCGATATCAGCTCTTTCATCTCCACGGTGCGGGCAGCGGTCATTGCCTGCGGAATCATGTTTGAACTGCCCATCATCATCTTTTTCCTCACCCGGGTGGGATTGGTTACCCCGGAGATCCTCCGGAAGTACCGGAAGATTGCCCTGGTGATTGTACTGGTCCTCTCCGCGGTGATCACCCCGCCGGACGTGGCCAGTCAGATCATAGTGGCCGTGCCCGTCCTGATCCTGTATCAAATCAGTATTTACATCTCCTCTGTCGTGCTCAAACGGCAGGCAAAAGCCCAGAAGAATGCCAGATCAAGTCGATGA
- a CDS encoding DUF2752 domain-containing protein has product MPATDRKITWYALGGVAAGVFLLLVYYHMDPEGGSFPACPFHQLTGLLCTGCGSQRALHDLTRLDLGGAFGHNLLFPPAVLLLGWHGTERVVRNFGKRFPNSPLDHPRAPWVVLALVLLFTVLRNLPWEPFRFLAP; this is encoded by the coding sequence ATGCCCGCTACTGATCGCAAAATAACGTGGTATGCCCTTGGAGGGGTAGCCGCCGGAGTATTCCTACTGCTGGTTTACTACCATATGGACCCGGAAGGCGGGTCCTTTCCGGCCTGTCCCTTCCACCAGCTCACCGGCCTGTTGTGTACGGGCTGCGGCAGCCAGCGCGCACTGCACGACCTCACCCGCCTGGATCTGGGCGGGGCATTTGGCCATAACCTGCTGTTCCCCCCGGCCGTATTGCTTCTCGGCTGGCACGGCACGGAACGCGTGGTGCGAAATTTCGGAAAACGGTTCCCCAACAGCCCGCTGGACCATCCCCGGGCCCCCTGGGTGGTGCTGGCGCTGGTACTCTTATTTACCGTGTTGCGGAATCTGCCGTGGGAGCCCTTCAGGTTCCTGGCCCCCTAG
- a CDS encoding carboxymuconolactone decarboxylase family protein, with product MPDQVDEFNAYRERMNEKLLNSDSRLMKRMFNLDTNAYAPGALDVKTKELLGLVASTVLRCDDCVRYHLQTLYKHQATKQEVMETLGIATLVGGTITIPHLRRAVEFWEVLENKG from the coding sequence ATGCCAGATCAAGTCGATGAATTCAACGCCTACCGGGAACGGATGAACGAAAAACTGCTCAACAGCGACAGCCGGCTGATGAAGCGGATGTTTAACCTGGACACGAACGCCTACGCCCCGGGCGCCCTGGACGTGAAGACCAAGGAACTCCTGGGCCTGGTGGCCTCGACGGTCCTGCGGTGCGACGACTGCGTCCGGTACCACCTGCAAACCCTGTACAAACACCAGGCCACCAAGCAGGAAGTCATGGAAACCCTGGGCATCGCCACCCTGGTGGGCGGCACCATCACCATCCCCCACCTGAGGCGGGCGGTAGAATTCTGGGAAGTCCTGGAAAACAAGGGTTAA
- the recQ gene encoding DNA helicase RecQ translates to MILNETDLKASLKKYFGFSQFKGLQEDVIKNIVQGRDTFVIMPTGGGKSLCYQLPALIGEGTAIVVSPLIALMKNQVDAIRGVSDNDGVAHVLNSSLTKGEVKAVKEDITSGVTKLLYVAPESLTKEEYVDFLQGVTLSFVAIDEAHCISEWGHDFRPEYRNLRSIIDRLGDDIPIIALTATATPKVQEDILKNLGIPEAEVFKASFNRPNLYYEVQPKTKNVDADIIRFVKKNAGKSGIIYCLSRKRVEELAQVLQVNGVSAVPYHAGFDAKTRSRYQDMFLMEEVDVVVATIAFGMGIDKPDVRYVIHHDIPKSIESYYQETGRAGRDGGEGHCLAFYSYKDVEKLEKFMAGKPVAEQEIGNALLQEIVAYAETSVSRRKFILHYFGEEFDEVNGEGADMDDNVRNPKEKVEARDDVVKIIRAVKETNEKFKAKEIVKTLTGSSNALIAAHKTAGKEVFGSGADKDKHYWMALVRQILVAGLLKKEIEQYGILHVTPSGEEFLKNPTSFMMTRDHRYSEAQESPSGGTVRPRSGTGDDTLLKLLRDLRRKEAAKLEVPPFVIFQDPSLEDMALKYPVSHEELVNIHGVGEGKARKYGKPFLGLISQYVEEHNITRPEDLVVKSTGANSALKLYIIQNVDRKLPLDDIAAAKGLELPELVREMEQIVFSGTRLNLGYYIDDILDEDQQEEIHDYFLEAESDDIEEALKEFDGEYEDEELRLYRLKFMSEVAN, encoded by the coding sequence ATGATTTTGAATGAGACCGACCTGAAAGCGTCCCTGAAGAAATACTTTGGGTTTTCGCAGTTTAAGGGACTTCAGGAAGACGTAATTAAAAATATTGTCCAGGGCAGAGACACCTTCGTCATAATGCCTACGGGAGGAGGGAAGTCGCTGTGTTACCAGTTGCCGGCCCTGATCGGCGAAGGCACGGCCATAGTGGTATCCCCACTGATTGCCCTGATGAAAAACCAGGTGGACGCCATCCGGGGCGTCTCGGACAACGACGGGGTGGCCCACGTGCTGAATTCCTCCCTGACCAAGGGTGAGGTCAAAGCCGTGAAGGAGGATATTACCTCCGGGGTCACCAAATTGTTGTACGTGGCCCCCGAATCGCTGACCAAGGAGGAATACGTGGACTTCCTGCAGGGGGTAACCCTTTCCTTTGTCGCTATAGACGAAGCCCATTGCATCTCGGAATGGGGGCACGATTTCCGTCCAGAATACCGGAATCTGCGATCCATTATCGACCGCCTCGGAGACGACATCCCGATTATCGCCCTGACGGCGACGGCAACCCCCAAGGTACAGGAAGACATCCTCAAGAATCTGGGTATCCCGGAAGCTGAAGTATTCAAGGCTTCCTTCAACCGCCCGAACCTGTACTACGAGGTACAGCCCAAAACCAAGAACGTGGATGCGGACATTATCCGGTTTGTGAAGAAAAACGCCGGGAAATCGGGTATTATATACTGCCTGAGCCGCAAGCGGGTGGAGGAACTCGCCCAGGTGCTGCAGGTAAACGGGGTCAGCGCGGTGCCGTACCATGCCGGTTTTGACGCCAAGACCCGCTCCCGGTACCAGGATATGTTCCTGATGGAGGAGGTGGATGTGGTCGTGGCTACCATCGCCTTCGGCATGGGGATCGACAAGCCGGATGTGCGCTATGTGATTCACCACGACATTCCCAAGAGCATTGAGAGCTACTACCAGGAAACCGGCCGGGCCGGCCGGGACGGGGGCGAAGGCCACTGCCTGGCTTTCTACAGCTACAAGGACGTGGAGAAACTCGAAAAATTCATGGCCGGCAAGCCCGTGGCCGAACAGGAAATCGGCAACGCCCTGTTGCAGGAGATCGTCGCCTACGCGGAAACATCTGTTTCCCGCCGGAAATTCATCCTCCACTATTTCGGGGAGGAATTCGACGAGGTCAACGGCGAAGGGGCGGATATGGACGACAACGTCCGGAACCCCAAGGAAAAGGTGGAAGCCCGGGACGACGTGGTAAAAATCATCCGGGCCGTCAAGGAAACAAATGAAAAATTCAAGGCCAAGGAAATCGTCAAGACGCTTACCGGGTCGTCCAACGCCCTGATCGCAGCCCATAAGACGGCCGGCAAAGAGGTTTTCGGCTCCGGGGCGGACAAGGACAAACACTATTGGATGGCCCTGGTCCGGCAAATCCTGGTAGCCGGCTTGTTAAAGAAGGAAATTGAACAATACGGCATCCTGCACGTTACCCCGTCCGGTGAGGAATTCCTGAAAAACCCGACATCCTTTATGATGACCCGTGACCACCGGTACAGCGAGGCCCAGGAAAGCCCTTCCGGCGGCACAGTCCGGCCGCGTTCCGGCACGGGGGACGATACGCTGCTCAAGCTGCTGCGGGACCTCAGGCGCAAAGAAGCTGCCAAGTTGGAAGTGCCGCCCTTTGTGATTTTCCAGGACCCTTCCCTGGAGGATATGGCTTTGAAATACCCCGTCAGCCATGAGGAACTCGTGAACATACACGGAGTGGGGGAAGGCAAGGCCCGCAAATACGGCAAACCGTTCCTCGGGTTGATTTCACAATACGTGGAGGAACACAATATCACGAGACCGGAGGACCTGGTGGTAAAAAGCACGGGTGCAAATTCGGCCCTCAAGCTCTATATTATCCAGAATGTAGACCGGAAACTGCCGCTGGACGACATCGCAGCGGCCAAGGGCCTGGAATTGCCGGAGCTCGTCCGGGAGATGGAACAAATTGTCTTCAGCGGTACCCGGTTGAACCTGGGCTACTACATCGACGATATCCTGGACGAAGACCAACAGGAAGAAATCCACGATTATTTTCTGGAGGCGGAGTCGGACGATATCGAGGAAGCCCTGAAAGAATTTGACGGGGAATACGAGGATGAGGAACTCCGGCTCTACCGCCTAAAATTCATGAGCGAAGTCGCAAACTGA
- a CDS encoding DUF2752 domain-containing protein has protein sequence MIQLAIFSEADMLPCLSQQILGISCPGCGLQRAVALLLRGELIESFLMYPALLPLMALFAAIVADRLAWVRNGTQLITWLAGITVAAILVNFLLKLNL, from the coding sequence ATGATACAATTAGCCATTTTTTCCGAAGCCGACATGCTCCCCTGCCTGAGCCAGCAAATCCTGGGCATTTCGTGCCCCGGCTGCGGCCTCCAACGCGCTGTTGCCCTCCTGCTGCGTGGCGAACTGATCGAATCCTTCCTGATGTACCCTGCCCTGTTGCCCCTGATGGCCCTGTTTGCGGCTATCGTGGCCGACCGGCTGGCCTGGGTCAGGAATGGCACGCAGCTGATTACCTGGCTGGCGGGTATTACAGTGGCTGCGATCCTCGTGAATTTCCTCCTGAAACTAAACCTTTAA
- a CDS encoding cysteine desulfurase family protein, protein MEKVYLDNAATTCIREEVIASMCEALEGCYGNPSSTHSFGRSAKTGIEKARKTIAARLGARPGEIIFTSGGTEADNMILRCAVRDLGVRTLITTRIEHHAVLHTAQALAGESGIRLEYVPLDADGNPRLEALEKLLQADDSRKLVSLMHVNNEIGNLTDLQAVSAICRQHGALFHSDTVQSIGHFPWDVQQTPVDFATAAAHKFHGPKGVGFAYIRKDTGLGPLILGGSQERGYRAGTEAYHNILGLETALEAAYANLEQEREHIVGLKKYFIDKLRDSIPGVAFNGLSADPERSTYTLVNVRLPLSEEQGQLLLFHLDLKGIACSKGSACQSGSTGASHVLAEILPEEEMAKPSLRFSFSHYNGREELDYTVGVLKEFVESQVGKAV, encoded by the coding sequence ATGGAAAAAGTATATCTGGACAATGCGGCAACCACCTGTATCCGGGAAGAAGTAATCGCTTCCATGTGCGAAGCCCTGGAGGGTTGCTACGGAAACCCATCCTCTACGCATTCCTTTGGCCGGAGCGCCAAAACGGGCATCGAAAAGGCGCGGAAGACCATCGCGGCCCGCTTGGGTGCCCGCCCTGGTGAGATCATCTTCACTTCGGGGGGTACCGAGGCCGATAATATGATCCTGCGGTGCGCTGTCCGCGACCTGGGGGTCCGGACCCTGATTACCACGCGCATCGAACACCACGCTGTTTTGCACACCGCCCAGGCACTGGCCGGGGAATCCGGTATCCGGCTGGAGTATGTCCCCCTGGACGCGGACGGCAACCCCCGGCTGGAAGCCCTCGAAAAATTACTGCAGGCCGATGACAGCCGGAAGCTCGTTAGCCTGATGCACGTCAACAACGAAATCGGCAACCTGACCGACCTGCAGGCGGTTTCCGCGATCTGCCGCCAACACGGGGCATTGTTCCATTCGGATACCGTGCAATCCATCGGGCATTTTCCCTGGGACGTACAGCAAACGCCGGTGGATTTTGCCACTGCTGCGGCCCACAAGTTCCACGGCCCGAAGGGTGTCGGATTTGCTTACATCCGCAAGGATACGGGATTGGGCCCCCTGATTTTGGGCGGGTCACAGGAACGCGGGTACCGGGCCGGGACCGAGGCCTACCACAACATCCTGGGCCTGGAGACCGCCCTGGAGGCCGCCTACGCTAACTTGGAACAGGAAAGGGAACACATTGTGGGACTTAAAAAATACTTCATCGACAAGCTTCGTGATTCCATCCCGGGGGTGGCTTTTAACGGTCTGTCGGCCGATCCCGAAAGGAGCACCTATACGCTGGTCAATGTGCGGTTGCCGCTGAGCGAAGAACAGGGGCAGTTGCTGTTGTTCCACCTGGATTTGAAAGGTATTGCCTGTTCCAAAGGGAGTGCCTGCCAGTCCGGCAGTACGGGTGCCTCCCATGTCCTGGCGGAAATCCTCCCCGAGGAGGAAATGGCGAAGCCTTCCCTGCGCTTTTCATTTTCGCATTACAACGGGCGGGAGGAACTGGACTATACGGTGGGGGTTTTGAAAGAATTTGTGGAATCCCAGGTGGGCAAGGCGGTCTAG
- a CDS encoding M23 family metallopeptidase, which produces MTRILPLLFLLASLYAPAQYAPAETRFDPPLDIPIILAGTFGELRSNHFHAGIDIKTQQRQGLPVRAIADGTVSRIKVGHWGYGKALYIAHPNGYTSVYAHLQKYGPGIEEYVKDLQYKRRSYEVETFPDYGEVPVKKGDIIAYTGNTGGSSGPHLHFEIRSSVDEKPTNPLLYGIDVRDATNPTLEAAFAYPLSDGAHVNGVGQRVELQMRRQADGTYLADTLVASGTIGLGVQAYDRQDLAANRNGVYRIRQEVDGATRTDLVFEKFSFGETRYINTLIDYPYYATTNRRVQKCFRDSGNRLSLYQEIKDDGKIRVSPGSRHEIRIEISDLAGNETILTVPVRGESGTPSGGDELKTPYFIRADKPASFDLGRAQAYFPAGSFYQNTYLELGSDGDTVKLHKPTVPLHRNFTLSFDVSHIPEADRARMFIARLDSRGNPGYTRTYKRGNTFSMRSRELGEFTLATDTLAPTIRPRNFKHRQWLTNYRYLSLRIADDLSGIASYSATLNGKWILMEYEPKDGTITYNFDDRIGDARECELEVEVTDNAGNISRYWATFFRR; this is translated from the coding sequence ATGACTCGTATCCTCCCCTTGCTATTCCTACTGGCATCCCTGTATGCCCCGGCGCAATACGCCCCGGCCGAAACCCGGTTCGACCCCCCTCTGGATATCCCCATCATCCTGGCTGGGACTTTCGGGGAGTTGCGCTCAAACCACTTCCATGCGGGCATCGACATCAAGACCCAGCAACGCCAGGGCCTGCCGGTCCGGGCCATTGCGGATGGTACGGTCAGCCGGATTAAGGTTGGGCATTGGGGGTACGGAAAAGCCCTGTACATTGCGCATCCCAACGGATATACCTCCGTCTATGCGCACTTGCAGAAATACGGCCCGGGCATTGAGGAATACGTCAAGGACCTGCAGTATAAACGCCGTTCCTATGAGGTGGAGACCTTTCCGGACTACGGGGAAGTACCTGTTAAAAAAGGGGATATCATTGCCTATACCGGCAATACCGGGGGTTCCTCGGGGCCGCACCTGCATTTTGAAATCCGGAGCAGCGTGGATGAGAAACCCACAAACCCCCTCTTGTACGGTATCGACGTCAGGGATGCCACCAACCCGACCCTGGAGGCGGCATTTGCCTACCCGCTGTCCGATGGGGCCCACGTTAACGGGGTTGGCCAACGCGTGGAATTGCAGATGCGCAGGCAGGCAGACGGCACCTACCTGGCGGATACCCTGGTGGCCTCCGGGACCATTGGCCTCGGCGTACAGGCCTACGACCGGCAGGACCTGGCAGCCAACCGCAACGGGGTGTACCGCATTCGACAGGAAGTGGATGGGGCTACCCGCACGGATTTGGTTTTTGAAAAATTCTCCTTCGGGGAAACCCGGTACATCAATACGCTGATCGACTATCCGTACTACGCCACGACCAACCGGCGGGTGCAGAAATGCTTCCGGGATTCCGGCAACCGGCTCAGCCTCTATCAGGAAATCAAGGACGACGGGAAGATCCGGGTATCGCCCGGGAGCCGGCACGAAATACGGATCGAAATCTCGGATCTGGCAGGGAACGAAACCATCCTGACCGTTCCGGTGCGGGGCGAATCGGGAACCCCGTCCGGGGGGGATGAGCTGAAAACCCCCTACTTCATCCGGGCGGATAAACCCGCGAGCTTTGACCTGGGCAGGGCGCAGGCCTATTTTCCGGCCGGCAGCTTTTATCAGAACACCTACCTGGAACTTGGAAGCGACGGGGATACAGTGAAACTGCATAAGCCCACCGTGCCCCTCCACCGGAATTTCACCCTGAGTTTTGATGTTTCGCACATCCCGGAGGCCGATCGCGCCCGGATGTTTATCGCCCGGCTGGATTCGAGGGGCAACCCCGGATACACCCGGACGTACAAAAGGGGCAACACCTTCAGCATGCGCAGCAGGGAACTCGGGGAATTTACCCTGGCTACCGATACCCTTGCCCCCACGATCCGGCCCCGCAATTTCAAGCACCGGCAGTGGCTTACCAACTATCGCTACCTGAGCCTTCGGATTGCAGACGACCTCAGCGGCATCGCTTCCTATTCGGCCACGTTGAACGGCAAGTGGATCCTGATGGAATACGAGCCCAAGGACGGTACAATCACCTATAACTTCGACGATCGTATCGGCGATGCCCGGGAGTGTGAACTGGAGGTGGAAGTAACCGACAACGCGGGGAATATAAGCCGGTATTGGGCGACCTTTTTCCGGCGGTAA
- a CDS encoding KpsF/GutQ family sugar-phosphate isomerase — translation MKDSKAILEIARQTIALEGDAIHHLATLLTEDFSRAVSCILEADGRVVITGIGKSAIIASKIVATLNSTGTPAIYMHAADAIHGDLGTIQQNDVVICISKSGNTPEIKLLVPLIKQGGNPLIGMTGSPDSFLGRRADYCLNTYVEKEACPNNLAPTTSTTAQLVLGDALAICLLELRGFSSRDFARYHPGGTLGKKLYLRVGDIAAQNQVPQVSGDTPVKDAIVEISEKMLGVTAVMDGDRVAGIITDGDIRRMLNKHDNIAGLRARDIMTTGPKTVDSEVLAVKALQMMEENDISQLLATRDGRYIGVVHIHNLIKEGIL, via the coding sequence TTGAAGGACAGTAAGGCTATACTCGAAATAGCGCGTCAAACAATCGCCCTGGAAGGCGATGCCATCCACCACCTTGCCACCCTGCTTACGGAGGATTTCTCCCGGGCGGTTTCGTGCATTCTCGAAGCTGACGGCCGCGTGGTGATCACCGGTATTGGCAAAAGCGCCATTATCGCCTCCAAAATTGTGGCGACCCTGAATTCCACCGGTACCCCGGCCATCTACATGCACGCAGCGGACGCCATTCACGGAGACCTGGGCACCATCCAGCAAAACGACGTGGTCATCTGCATTTCAAAGAGCGGCAATACCCCGGAAATCAAATTGCTCGTCCCGTTGATCAAACAGGGTGGCAACCCGCTGATCGGGATGACGGGCAGCCCGGATTCCTTCCTGGGCCGGCGCGCCGACTACTGCCTGAACACCTATGTAGAAAAAGAGGCCTGCCCAAACAACCTGGCCCCGACTACCAGCACAACAGCCCAATTGGTGCTGGGCGACGCCCTGGCTATCTGCCTGCTCGAACTCAGAGGGTTCAGCAGCCGGGATTTTGCACGCTACCACCCCGGAGGGACCCTGGGGAAAAAACTCTACCTGCGCGTGGGGGACATCGCCGCGCAAAACCAGGTGCCGCAGGTATCCGGGGATACACCGGTCAAGGATGCCATCGTGGAGATTTCCGAGAAAATGCTCGGGGTCACGGCCGTGATGGACGGGGACCGGGTTGCCGGGATTATCACGGACGGGGACATCCGGAGGATGCTCAACAAACACGACAATATTGCCGGACTGCGCGCCCGGGATATCATGACCACCGGGCCCAAAACGGTCGATTCCGAGGTCCTGGCTGTCAAAGCGCTGCAAATGATGGAGGAAAATGACATTTCACAATTGCTGGCCACCCGGGACGGCAGGTACATCGGGGTGGTCCATATCCACAACCTAATCAAGGAGGGCATACTTTAA
- a CDS encoding CCC motif membrane protein, translating into MEQRKLPNVTLAIVLSILGYVCCCIWGLPAILLGVIAYLLLRSDYKKYLESPEVYTNYNQWKTARILAIIAIVLGVLYFGFMLFRIQQLGGWDAMMEQSREMMEQWGFEE; encoded by the coding sequence ATGGAACAAAGAAAATTACCGAATGTAACCCTGGCCATTGTATTATCCATCCTGGGCTATGTCTGTTGCTGCATCTGGGGGCTTCCGGCAATCCTCCTGGGTGTAATCGCCTACCTGCTGCTTCGGTCGGACTACAAGAAGTACCTGGAGTCCCCGGAGGTCTACACAAATTACAACCAGTGGAAAACCGCCCGGATACTCGCCATAATCGCCATTGTCCTCGGTGTGCTTTATTTTGGTTTTATGCTGTTCCGCATCCAGCAACTGGGAGGATGGGATGCCATGATGGAACAATCCCGCGAAATGATGGAACAGTGGGGGTTTGAGGAATAA
- a CDS encoding CD225/dispanin family protein, with the protein MNEMENQPPKPSNYLALAIICTVCCCLPAGIVSIIYAARVNETYARGDYPLAEQYSRSARTWGIVGLVVGGIGVIIYLAIFGFSIFAGIMENARY; encoded by the coding sequence ATGAACGAAATGGAAAACCAACCCCCAAAACCGAGCAATTACCTGGCCCTGGCCATTATCTGCACGGTCTGCTGCTGCCTCCCGGCGGGCATCGTGAGCATCATATATGCCGCTCGGGTAAACGAGACCTATGCCCGGGGCGATTATCCCCTGGCGGAACAGTATTCCCGGAGCGCACGTACCTGGGGGATTGTAGGCCTGGTGGTAGGGGGAATCGGAGTAATCATCTACCTGGCCATCTTCGGCTTCAGCATCTTTGCCGGGATCATGGAAAATGCCCGCTACTGA